One region of Chryseobacterium muglaense genomic DNA includes:
- a CDS encoding type II toxin-antitoxin system RelE/ParE family toxin, translating to MKYRISKEALNDLEKIWLYTSETWSKEQADYYFDLIINEIEYLSGNPKSGKDYNEIRKGYFRSRVKSHFIFYRINIKNEEIEIIRILHQQMDISSRLSE from the coding sequence ATGAAGTACAGAATCAGCAAAGAAGCACTAAATGATTTAGAAAAAATTTGGTTGTACACTTCTGAAACTTGGTCAAAAGAACAAGCAGATTATTATTTTGATTTAATCATAAATGAAATTGAATATTTATCAGGAAATCCCAAATCAGGAAAAGATTACAATGAAATCAGGAAAGGATATTTTCGTTCAAGAGTAAAATCTCATTTCATATTTTACAGAATTAATATTAAAAATGAAGAGATTGAAATCATTAGAATTCTTCATCAACAGATGGATATTTCATCAAGATTAAGCGAATAA
- a CDS encoding type II toxin-antitoxin system ParD family antitoxin, which translates to MAKNTSILLGDYFDNFISQQIKSGKFSSASEVVRTALRMFEHEESKKTELINELKKGEKSGFVENFDSKEFLENLHQKHSAD; encoded by the coding sequence ATGGCAAAAAACACATCCATATTATTAGGTGATTACTTCGATAACTTTATTAGTCAACAGATTAAGTCTGGAAAATTTTCTTCTGCAAGCGAAGTTGTGAGAACAGCTTTGAGAATGTTTGAGCATGAAGAATCAAAGAAAACAGAATTAATTAACGAATTAAAAAAAGGTGAAAAATCCGGATTTGTTGAGAATTTTGACAGTAAAGAGTTTCTAGAAAATCTTCATCAAAAACATTCTGCTGACTAA
- a CDS encoding alpha/beta fold hydrolase: MKSLQKSGYLSENTTNQTQLFYTLFYPEEIPVKATLQIVHGMQEHSGRYSEIAEYFANRGFAVLTYDHLGHGKSVKDKKNIGFFQHNNPDERLITDAEKMSKFLMNQYPDVPHFILGHSMGSFITRCLLQRIGSQFSGAIITGTGGPLTGINLVKTYFSLANKLAPQKRTFFNTIFTIVNNKQFKKDKDFSDTSWLSVNPANRKAFSEDELCGIPFTNNAFYALFSIYKKATARNWAQTIPKSFPFLFVSGQNDPIGDFGKGVTKTVENLKLDGFKNIEMKIYPEMRHEILNEEIRENVLNDIHHWILKLL, translated from the coding sequence ATGAAATCACTACAAAAATCAGGATATTTATCTGAAAACACTACCAATCAAACCCAGCTCTTTTACACTTTATTTTATCCCGAAGAAATTCCTGTAAAAGCGACCTTACAAATCGTTCACGGGATGCAGGAACACAGTGGCAGATATTCAGAGATTGCAGAATATTTTGCCAACCGAGGATTTGCGGTGTTGACTTATGATCATCTAGGACACGGAAAATCGGTAAAAGATAAAAAAAATATTGGATTTTTTCAACATAACAATCCTGATGAGAGATTGATTACAGATGCAGAAAAGATGAGCAAATTTCTTATGAATCAATATCCTGATGTTCCGCATTTCATTTTAGGGCATTCAATGGGATCTTTTATCACGCGGTGTCTTCTTCAGAGAATTGGCAGTCAGTTTTCAGGTGCCATTATTACAGGAACGGGCGGACCTTTAACAGGAATTAATCTGGTGAAAACCTATTTTTCTTTAGCTAATAAACTGGCTCCTCAAAAACGAACTTTTTTCAATACCATTTTTACTATTGTCAACAATAAACAATTTAAAAAAGATAAAGACTTTAGCGATACAAGTTGGCTCAGCGTGAATCCCGCCAATAGAAAAGCATTTTCTGAGGATGAACTTTGCGGAATTCCTTTTACCAACAATGCTTTTTATGCATTATTCAGTATTTATAAAAAAGCAACGGCCAGAAATTGGGCACAAACTATTCCGAAGTCCTTCCCTTTTCTTTTTGTAAGCGGACAAAATGATCCCATCGGAGATTTTGGAAAAGGAGTCACAAAGACTGTTGAAAACTTAAAACTTGATGGTTTTAAAAATATAGAAATGAAAATATATCCTGAAATGCGTCATGAAATACTGAATGAAGAAATCAGAGAAAATGTGTTAAACGACATTCATCATTGGATTTTAAAACTTTTATAA